A part of Streptomyces sp. NBC_01497 genomic DNA contains:
- a CDS encoding sensor histidine kinase gives MTRARTPVPATSSRRTRPWPVVLVLAFLALAGGGFAMERVVGVGAVAAYGVAGAVLLGWLESFRRAQRDLTHDLIKLRGEITEREAEIARREAHWHGYVNGQAERVREEAAFTLDRRLPAALARAEVPPALHTRGGGEARGHGSTGAAAGDDGVAVWFDRMLGEISRSIDEREESQRLSLVELANRIQTSAHRIQAKATGIADRYPGDTDLLDTTMQVDHAATQQARHAQSLKVLCDEWPGQQWQDPLALVDVVRAASGRIMSYRRVEVTGDPDIGIAAIVVEPLIHLVAELLANATEYSPPRTAVPVAVRPVQRGAVIEVDDGGLGLDDHRLDEAREIVSGRKLLGVGDVGEIPQTGFAVIGRFARRHGFGVDLGPSPYGGIRAVVLVPLEMLEKLAPPGTTPRRSPRDQDAERVPGQGPSRGRHGGVSDADASPADERFIHNPLVPQPPARKPRTPEPPVPETPLPRRAVPEPPTREPAAAEPLVPEPRPRPTDAEPPGGMRRLPRRRSARGEGRQVPPEPTSMTPPGSPEEAGEWMSAFLDGSSRQPQEPPHPRPAGDDGTPPPTS, from the coding sequence ATGACCCGTGCCCGTACCCCCGTGCCTGCCACCTCCTCCCGCAGGACACGCCCCTGGCCGGTCGTCCTCGTCCTCGCGTTCCTCGCCCTCGCCGGCGGCGGTTTCGCCATGGAACGCGTCGTCGGCGTCGGAGCCGTGGCGGCGTACGGGGTCGCGGGCGCCGTACTGCTGGGCTGGCTGGAGTCGTTCCGCCGCGCGCAGCGGGACCTCACGCACGACCTGATCAAACTCCGGGGCGAGATCACCGAACGCGAAGCGGAGATCGCCCGCCGCGAGGCGCACTGGCACGGCTACGTCAACGGCCAGGCCGAACGCGTGCGCGAAGAGGCCGCGTTCACGCTCGACCGCCGGCTGCCCGCCGCGCTCGCCCGTGCCGAGGTGCCGCCCGCCCTGCACACGCGGGGCGGCGGCGAGGCGCGCGGCCACGGCAGCACCGGAGCCGCCGCCGGGGACGACGGCGTGGCCGTCTGGTTCGACCGGATGCTCGGGGAGATCTCCCGGTCCATCGACGAACGCGAGGAGTCGCAGCGACTCTCCCTGGTCGAGCTCGCGAACCGCATTCAGACCTCCGCCCACCGCATCCAGGCGAAGGCCACCGGTATCGCGGACCGCTACCCCGGGGACACCGACCTGCTCGACACCACCATGCAGGTGGACCACGCGGCCACACAGCAGGCCCGGCACGCGCAGAGCCTGAAGGTGCTCTGCGACGAGTGGCCGGGCCAGCAGTGGCAGGACCCGCTCGCGCTGGTCGACGTCGTGCGGGCCGCGTCGGGCCGCATCATGTCCTACCGGCGGGTGGAGGTCACCGGCGACCCGGACATCGGTATCGCCGCCATCGTCGTGGAACCGCTGATCCACCTCGTCGCGGAACTGCTGGCCAACGCCACCGAGTACTCGCCGCCGCGCACGGCGGTGCCGGTCGCCGTCCGCCCGGTGCAGCGCGGCGCGGTCATCGAGGTCGACGACGGCGGGCTCGGCCTGGACGACCACCGGCTCGACGAGGCGCGCGAGATCGTGTCCGGCCGCAAGCTGCTCGGCGTCGGCGACGTGGGCGAGATCCCGCAGACCGGGTTCGCGGTCATCGGCCGCTTCGCCAGACGGCACGGCTTCGGCGTCGACCTCGGGCCTTCCCCGTACGGCGGAATCCGCGCGGTCGTCCTCGTCCCGCTGGAGATGCTGGAGAAGCTGGCGCCGCCCGGCACGACTCCCCGGCGGTCCCCCCGGGACCAGGACGCGGAGCGCGTACCGGGCCAGGGGCCGAGCAGGGGCCGTCACGGGGGCGTGAGCGACGCCGACGCGTCGCCCGCGGACGAGCGTTTCATCCACAATCCGCTCGTCCCGCAGCCCCCGGCCAGGAAGCCGCGCACCCCGGAACCGCCGGTCCCGGAGACCCCGTTGCCGCGCCGTGCGGTGCCGGAACCGCCGACGCGGGAACCGGCCGCCGCGGAACCGCTGGTCCCCGAGCCGCGCCCGCGTCCGACCGACGCGGAACCGCCCGGCGGGATGCGGCGGCTTCCCCGGCGCAGGTCCGCCCGCGGCGAGGGGCGGCAGGTGCCGCCAGAACCCACCAGCATGACCCCGCCGGGCAGTCCGGAGGAGGCCGGTGAGTGGATGTCCGCCTTCCTGGACGGCTCCTCCCGGCAGCCGCAGGAACCCCCGCACCCACGGCCCGCGGGCGACGACGGGACACCCCCGCCCACCTCATGA
- a CDS encoding roadblock/LC7 domain-containing protein — protein sequence MSYVTEPEQRSWMIAEVAAVPGVRQVIVFSADGLLLTSSEGMDRDSADRLAANCSGLLSLGRSLGREFGSDGGLVHQQMVEFNGGFLFMRSAHGAHLAVVTGPVVDPKLCARQMQAQVMKIGAANLSSPPRQGTA from the coding sequence ATGAGTTACGTAACCGAGCCGGAGCAGCGGAGCTGGATGATCGCCGAGGTCGCCGCTGTTCCCGGCGTGCGCCAGGTCATCGTGTTCAGCGCCGACGGCCTCCTGCTGACCAGCTCGGAGGGGATGGACCGGGACTCGGCCGACCGGCTCGCGGCGAACTGCTCGGGACTGCTCTCCCTGGGGCGCAGCCTCGGACGGGAGTTCGGCTCCGACGGCGGCCTCGTCCATCAGCAGATGGTGGAGTTCAACGGGGGCTTCCTCTTCATGCGCAGTGCGCACGGCGCGCATCTGGCCGTCGTCACGGGGCCGGTGGTGGACCCGAAGCTCTGTGCCCGGCAGATGCAGGCACAGGTGATGAAGATCGGCGCGGCGAACCTCAGCAGCCCGCCCCGGCAGGGGACTGCGTGA
- a CDS encoding DUF742 domain-containing protein, with the protein MTRGRSRPSRNTVGVETLLVATTPATPLPLSAVREERALVRMCERLLSLVEAAAHLELPVSLVKVLASDLVDSGHLTARSGVPQAVLPDSQLLQEVLDGLRRLR; encoded by the coding sequence ATCACCAGGGGCCGCTCACGCCCCAGCCGCAACACCGTCGGCGTGGAGACCCTGTTGGTGGCCACCACGCCGGCCACGCCCCTGCCGCTCTCCGCCGTCAGGGAGGAGCGGGCCCTCGTGCGGATGTGCGAGCGGCTGCTCTCCCTGGTGGAGGCGGCCGCACACCTCGAACTTCCCGTGAGCCTGGTGAAGGTCCTCGCGTCCGACCTGGTCGACAGCGGCCACCTCACCGCACGTTCCGGCGTGCCCCAGGCCGTACTGCCCGACTCGCAACTGCTTCAGGAGGTACTGGATGGTCTCCGCCGGCTCCGCTGA
- a CDS encoding GTP-binding protein, giving the protein MVSAGSADRYLPDTVQQAVKIPVVGAFGVGKTTLVGSVSEIEPLRTEEVMTQASVGVDDLAGASRKTTTTVAMDFGRITLSSRIVLYLFGTPGQRRFWDLWEGLLEGALGVLVVIDTRRLEDSFDVLEQLELRRMPFAVAVNQFPDSQAYDSRELRDALDLLEETPIVMCDARDRSSAAEALITLVEHVLATDALRTPEAAS; this is encoded by the coding sequence ATGGTCTCCGCCGGCTCCGCTGACCGCTACCTGCCCGACACGGTCCAGCAGGCCGTCAAGATCCCCGTGGTCGGTGCGTTCGGGGTCGGCAAGACGACGCTGGTGGGCTCCGTCAGCGAGATCGAGCCGCTGCGTACGGAGGAGGTGATGACGCAGGCCAGCGTCGGGGTGGACGACCTGGCGGGGGCCAGCAGGAAGACCACGACCACGGTGGCGATGGACTTCGGCCGGATCACCCTCAGCTCGCGCATCGTCCTGTACCTGTTCGGCACGCCGGGCCAGCGGCGATTCTGGGACCTGTGGGAGGGGCTGCTCGAAGGCGCCCTGGGAGTTCTGGTGGTGATCGACACGCGCCGGCTGGAGGACAGTTTCGACGTCCTCGAACAACTGGAGTTGCGCCGCATGCCGTTCGCGGTCGCGGTCAACCAGTTCCCGGACAGCCAGGCCTACGACTCCCGCGAACTGCGCGACGCGCTCGACCTGCTGGAGGAGACCCCCATCGTGATGTGCGACGCGCGCGACCGCAGCTCGGCGGCGGAGGCCCTGATCACCCTCGTCGAACACGTGCTGGCCACCGACGCCCTACGGACCCCGGAGGCCGCTTCATGA
- a CDS encoding cytochrome P450: MTPRENGPYDMTPRENGSYDTARENGSYDTPRDSGSYEGSYDGTSRAGTGAREPEPYGAESYEGGRDEAGPYGAGPYDAAPYDAGPYDAGPYETGTYDVTPYDTAPYEQVPHGQTVHEQASRTPGPYGEDPGDGRPGDGDAGATHGTAGREPDGHRAPADDEEPSGCPVRHDHRSTPETAPVAGAGGPAPMALTDIVSSPDPHLVYRELRRQYGPVAPVELEPGLPAWLVLGYHELLAVTRQEQLFSRDPRNWHALRDGRVAPDSPLMPMMRYHPVCYHADGAEHRRLRVPFDEGVGRLNERAARRLIEERCHGLVAKFSEAGHADLVNEYAAQVPMMALGGLFGLGQAQSEELVRTVFGVVGSGPDSEDAYQVQHRIIGEMVARPRSAPDDDLTWNFARHPNLVTEEERFAAMHLMLIAGNMPAISWIAQTLRMMITDPRFAARLRGGRLGVDDALDEALWREPPLNAMPARYVLHDIELGGQVLRRGDCLIMGIGAANDDPEIRPDEGEDWGNRAHLAFSAGPHRCPAQLPARLIARTAVRTVLNLLPDLELTVPVTDLAPSPSPWTRVPARLPVSFTPRRLATGPGSHANDPVG; the protein is encoded by the coding sequence ATGACGCCCCGCGAGAACGGCCCCTACGACATGACGCCGCGCGAGAACGGCTCGTACGACACGGCCCGCGAGAACGGCTCCTACGACACGCCGCGGGACAGCGGCTCCTACGAGGGCTCCTACGACGGGACGTCCCGCGCCGGCACCGGGGCGCGCGAACCGGAGCCGTACGGGGCGGAGTCGTACGAAGGGGGCCGTGACGAGGCGGGCCCGTACGGGGCAGGTCCGTACGACGCGGCTCCGTACGACGCGGGCCCGTACGACGCGGGCCCGTACGAAACGGGTACGTACGACGTGACTCCGTACGACACGGCTCCGTACGAGCAGGTGCCCCACGGGCAGACGGTCCACGAGCAGGCCTCCCGGACGCCGGGCCCGTACGGCGAGGACCCGGGCGACGGCCGTCCGGGCGACGGGGATGCCGGTGCGACGCACGGGACGGCGGGCCGCGAACCGGACGGCCACCGGGCGCCCGCCGACGACGAGGAACCAAGCGGCTGTCCCGTCCGCCACGACCACAGGAGCACTCCCGAGACCGCCCCGGTGGCCGGCGCCGGCGGGCCCGCGCCGATGGCGCTGACCGACATCGTGTCCTCGCCCGACCCGCACCTCGTCTACCGGGAACTGCGCCGGCAGTACGGGCCCGTGGCGCCCGTCGAGCTGGAACCGGGCCTGCCCGCCTGGCTGGTGCTCGGCTACCACGAACTCCTCGCGGTCACCCGGCAGGAACAGCTGTTCTCCCGGGACCCGCGCAACTGGCACGCCCTGCGGGACGGTCGGGTCGCGCCCGATTCGCCGCTCATGCCGATGATGCGGTACCACCCGGTCTGCTACCACGCGGACGGCGCGGAGCACCGGCGGCTGCGCGTCCCGTTCGACGAAGGGGTGGGGCGGCTGAACGAACGGGCGGCGCGACGGCTGATCGAGGAACGCTGCCACGGTCTGGTCGCGAAGTTCTCCGAGGCCGGCCACGCGGACCTGGTCAACGAGTACGCGGCGCAGGTGCCGATGATGGCGCTCGGCGGGCTGTTCGGTCTGGGCCAGGCCCAGAGCGAGGAGCTGGTGCGCACCGTCTTCGGCGTCGTCGGGTCGGGGCCGGACTCCGAGGACGCGTACCAGGTCCAGCACCGCATCATCGGCGAGATGGTGGCCCGTCCGCGCTCCGCCCCGGACGACGACCTGACCTGGAACTTCGCCCGTCACCCCAACCTGGTGACGGAGGAGGAGCGGTTCGCGGCGATGCACCTGATGCTGATCGCGGGGAACATGCCGGCGATCTCGTGGATCGCGCAGACGCTGCGGATGATGATCACGGACCCGCGCTTCGCCGCGCGGCTGCGTGGCGGCCGTCTCGGCGTGGATGACGCGCTCGACGAAGCGCTGTGGCGAGAGCCGCCGTTGAACGCCATGCCGGCCCGGTACGTGCTGCACGACATCGAGCTCGGCGGGCAGGTGCTGCGCCGGGGCGACTGCCTGATCATGGGCATCGGCGCGGCCAACGACGACCCGGAGATCCGCCCGGACGAGGGCGAGGACTGGGGGAACCGGGCACATCTCGCCTTCTCCGCGGGGCCGCACCGGTGCCCCGCGCAGCTGCCGGCCCGGCTGATCGCGCGCACGGCCGTGCGCACCGTGCTCAACCTGCTGCCCGACCTGGAACTCACCGTGCCCGTAACGGATCTCGCGCCGAGTCCTTCGCCCTGGACCCGCGTGCCCGCGCGGCTGCCGGTCTCGTTCACACCACGGCGCCTCGCCACGGGTCCCGGGAGCCACGCGAATGACCCGGTCGGGTGA
- a CDS encoding DUF5949 family protein, whose translation MTTSNTASYAPLMGTLSVIPWTSDPAEGERNAPFLLAYSLGDGREGPAAGEETLRTVLGEIGLTPGVEVVDLASRPSVAITLLVEAGRAVLTMPYLNAQCPVPPEWEKDARTVGQVYFIVATKPWTDGLPGRAVTEEQLRAFIGDEDVLTTAMHCLLPVRSLTG comes from the coding sequence ATGACCACAAGCAACACCGCGTCGTACGCCCCGCTCATGGGCACGCTCTCGGTGATCCCCTGGACCAGCGACCCCGCGGAGGGCGAGCGCAACGCGCCTTTCCTGCTCGCCTATTCGCTCGGTGACGGACGGGAGGGCCCGGCCGCCGGGGAGGAGACCCTGCGGACCGTCCTCGGTGAGATCGGTCTGACGCCCGGCGTCGAGGTCGTGGACCTCGCGAGCAGGCCCTCCGTCGCCATCACCCTGCTGGTGGAGGCCGGGCGCGCGGTGCTGACGATGCCGTACCTGAACGCGCAGTGCCCGGTGCCCCCGGAGTGGGAGAAGGACGCGCGCACGGTCGGGCAGGTGTATTTCATCGTGGCGACGAAGCCGTGGACCGACGGCCTGCCCGGACGCGCGGTCACGGAGGAGCAGTTGCGCGCCTTCATCGGTGACGAGGACGTGCTCACGACCGCGATGCACTGCCTGCTGCCGGTCCGCAGCCTGACGGGCTGA
- a CDS encoding vitamin K epoxide reductase family protein: MATAVAGTDSAGKEHDTRAAHARGGDPEGGARRYGGGRPLGVLLVVAGLMGLVAAWVITLDEFALLKDPGFRPGCSLNPVVSCGSVMKSAQASVFGFPNPMLGLATYPVVVGVGLGVLAGARYGRWYWLGLNAGTLFGVGFCSWLQVQSLYEINALCLWCCLAWTGTTLAFCYVTVHNIEHGVIPAPAGLRAALSEFHWVPPLLWLGGIGMLVLTRWWDFWTG; this comes from the coding sequence ATGGCAACGGCTGTGGCCGGCACGGATTCCGCCGGCAAGGAACACGACACAAGAGCGGCACACGCGCGAGGGGGTGACCCGGAGGGCGGTGCGCGCCGCTACGGCGGCGGCCGGCCTCTCGGCGTCCTGCTGGTGGTGGCCGGACTCATGGGGCTGGTGGCCGCCTGGGTGATCACCCTGGACGAGTTCGCCCTGCTCAAGGACCCGGGCTTCAGGCCCGGTTGCAGCCTGAACCCGGTGGTGTCCTGCGGCAGTGTGATGAAGAGCGCGCAGGCGTCCGTCTTCGGGTTCCCCAACCCGATGCTCGGCCTCGCCACCTACCCGGTGGTGGTCGGGGTGGGCCTGGGCGTCCTCGCCGGCGCGCGGTACGGCCGCTGGTACTGGCTCGGCCTCAACGCGGGAACACTGTTCGGTGTCGGGTTCTGCTCCTGGCTCCAGGTCCAGTCCCTGTACGAGATCAACGCGTTGTGCCTGTGGTGCTGCCTGGCCTGGACAGGCACCACGCTGGCGTTCTGCTACGTCACGGTCCACAACATCGAGCACGGTGTGATTCCCGCGCCCGCCGGCCTGCGTGCCGCACTGAGCGAGTTCCACTGGGTCCCGCCACTGCTCTGGCTCGGCGGCATCGGCATGCTCGTCCTCACCCGCTGGTGGGACTTCTGGACGGGCTGA
- a CDS encoding chaplin, which yields MRHGQHPVRVAPGIIAAGAAVGGAAADPGTGAAAVGSPGVLSGAVVQVPVHIPVNVTGDRVDMIGALNPAVGNQSANG from the coding sequence CTGCGTCACGGGCAACACCCCGTACGCGTCGCGCCCGGCATCATCGCGGCGGGTGCCGCGGTGGGCGGCGCCGCCGCGGACCCGGGTACGGGCGCCGCGGCCGTCGGCTCGCCGGGCGTCCTGTCCGGCGCCGTCGTACAGGTGCCGGTGCACATCCCGGTCAACGTCACCGGCGACCGCGTCGACATGATCGGCGCGCTGAACCCGGCCGTCGGCAACCAGTCGGCCAACGGCTGA
- a CDS encoding chaplin — MSRIAKAVVLSTTAVAAVAGASGAAFADAGAGAAAIGSPGVLSGNAIQVPVHVPVNVCGNTINVIGLLNPAFGNTCVNA; from the coding sequence ATGTCCCGTATCGCGAAGGCTGTTGTTCTGTCCACCACGGCGGTCGCCGCTGTCGCCGGCGCGTCCGGTGCCGCGTTCGCCGACGCAGGCGCGGGTGCCGCGGCCATCGGTTCCCCCGGTGTCCTCTCCGGCAACGCCATCCAGGTCCCGGTCCACGTGCCGGTCAACGTCTGCGGCAACACCATCAACGTCATCGGTCTGCTGAACCCCGCGTTCGGCAACACCTGCGTCAACGCCTGA
- a CDS encoding DUF3344 domain-containing protein, producing MRTSVMRTSAFPGAWRGLLCACAAGLLAAAGAPQAALAQGAVVRDAVRPAPVGPGAHRPGPAPALAAAPGPVRPVAREAARIPFRARFSAVQHGGIVRAGNTAVRCRTTCPAVRGGRGAGNQDADMSYADVDSDPNTYNSSRADLAIPDGATVSSARLYWGGNLRVGEQKPVADAGRVLVAEPGGEYREVLADTVLGHRRTAAADVYQASADVTGLVRGAGPGMYTVAQADVARGRSAVGAFGGWTLVVAYEKADEPLRRLALWDGFEALDSGHRSVAVQVPMSTVPKRAAGRFGLVAYDGDRGVTGDSVTVATDKGRAVPLSDKANGLHDVMNSSITDLGVDRIKRQPFYANNRGYDSDVFDLTPALTAGGQRLGVRFDAGRDSLWVGAFFVQTAVRD from the coding sequence GTGCGGACTTCAGTGATGCGGACGTCGGCCTTCCCGGGCGCGTGGCGCGGATTGCTCTGCGCCTGCGCGGCGGGTCTGCTGGCCGCGGCCGGCGCGCCCCAGGCGGCCCTGGCGCAGGGGGCGGTGGTACGGGACGCGGTGCGGCCCGCGCCCGTCGGCCCCGGCGCGCACCGTCCGGGGCCGGCTCCGGCGCTCGCCGCCGCTCCGGGGCCGGTGCGGCCCGTGGCGCGGGAAGCGGCGCGCATCCCCTTCCGCGCACGGTTCTCTGCCGTGCAGCACGGCGGGATCGTCCGCGCGGGCAACACGGCCGTGCGCTGCCGCACCACCTGCCCCGCCGTGCGCGGCGGCCGGGGAGCGGGCAACCAGGACGCCGACATGTCGTACGCGGACGTCGACAGCGACCCGAACACCTACAACTCCTCGCGCGCCGATCTCGCGATCCCGGACGGCGCCACCGTCAGCAGCGCCCGCCTGTACTGGGGCGGCAACCTGCGCGTCGGCGAGCAGAAGCCGGTGGCGGACGCGGGGCGGGTACTGGTCGCCGAGCCGGGGGGCGAGTACCGGGAGGTGCTCGCCGACACGGTCCTCGGGCATCGCAGGACCGCGGCGGCCGACGTCTATCAGGCGTCCGCCGATGTGACCGGCCTGGTCCGGGGCGCGGGTCCGGGGATGTACACGGTCGCGCAGGCCGATGTGGCCCGGGGCCGGTCGGCCGTCGGGGCGTTCGGGGGCTGGACCCTGGTCGTCGCGTACGAGAAGGCGGACGAGCCGCTGCGGCGCCTGGCGCTGTGGGACGGGTTCGAGGCGCTGGACTCCGGGCACCGGTCGGTCGCGGTCCAGGTGCCGATGTCCACGGTGCCGAAGCGCGCGGCGGGCCGGTTCGGGCTCGTCGCCTACGACGGCGACCGGGGCGTGACGGGGGACTCCGTGACGGTCGCGACGGACAAGGGGCGCGCTGTCCCGCTCTCCGACAAGGCCAACGGCCTCCACGACGTGATGAATTCCAGCATCACCGATCTCGGTGTCGACCGGATCAAGCGACAACCTTTTTATGCGAACAATCGTGGCTACGACTCAGATGTGTTCGATCTGACGCCCGCTTTGACCGCCGGGGGGCAGCGGCTTGGCGTTCGATTCGACGCCGGGCGTGACTCCCTGTGGGTCGGTGCGTTCTTCGTACAGACGGCAGTCCGGGACTGA
- a CDS encoding glycosyltransferase family 4 protein: MRATSGTSRADTGFTALHLVQPPDGGVPRVVTDLVAAQTAAGLRVVVACPPGSTLAPAAARAGAEVRSWPATREPGRSLPGEIRAAARLLDAVRPDVLHAHSAKAGLAGRLAARGRVPTVFQPHAWSFEAVDGAMAGAARGWERWAARWSDRIVCVSDAERTTGVRAGVRAEFRVVRNGVDTAHFTPHAPPGAGEPPPLAGLGRDGLDLDAGADTEAAPVVVCVGRLCRQKGQDILLRAWDTVTREVPGARLVLVGDGPDAASLSAAAPPSALFTGTVADTARWYRAADLVVLPSRWEGMALSPLEAMACGRPVVLTDVDGARESLPPGHAGACLVPPEDPAALAAAVVALLRDPSRRAALGRQAHDHVLSTFDVRLTAEAVAGVYREVTGAPHHERRERIPQ, translated from the coding sequence GTGCGCGCGACGTCCGGTACTTCCAGGGCCGACACCGGCTTCACCGCACTCCATCTGGTCCAGCCCCCCGACGGCGGCGTGCCGCGCGTCGTCACGGACCTCGTCGCCGCCCAGACCGCGGCCGGACTGCGCGTCGTCGTCGCGTGTCCGCCCGGCAGCACCCTCGCGCCCGCGGCGGCACGGGCGGGTGCCGAGGTGCGGTCCTGGCCGGCCACCCGGGAACCGGGCCGCTCACTGCCCGGTGAGATCCGGGCCGCCGCCCGGCTCCTCGACGCCGTACGCCCCGACGTCCTGCACGCGCACAGCGCCAAGGCCGGGCTGGCCGGGCGGCTCGCCGCGCGGGGCCGCGTCCCCACGGTCTTCCAGCCGCACGCCTGGTCCTTCGAGGCCGTCGACGGCGCCATGGCCGGCGCGGCGCGTGGCTGGGAACGGTGGGCCGCCCGGTGGAGCGACCGCATCGTGTGCGTCAGCGACGCGGAGCGCACCACCGGCGTACGAGCCGGAGTACGCGCCGAGTTCCGCGTCGTACGCAACGGCGTGGACACCGCGCACTTCACCCCCCACGCGCCGCCGGGCGCCGGGGAGCCGCCCCCGCTCGCCGGGCTCGGCCGGGACGGCCTCGATCTCGACGCGGGCGCCGACACCGAAGCGGCCCCCGTCGTCGTGTGCGTGGGCAGACTCTGCCGGCAGAAGGGCCAGGACATCCTGCTGCGTGCCTGGGACACCGTCACACGCGAGGTGCCCGGCGCCCGGCTCGTCCTCGTCGGCGACGGTCCCGACGCGGCGTCCCTGAGCGCGGCCGCACCGCCGTCCGCGCTGTTCACGGGAACCGTCGCGGACACCGCGCGCTGGTACCGGGCCGCCGACCTCGTGGTCCTGCCGTCCCGTTGGGAAGGCATGGCGCTCTCTCCGCTGGAGGCGATGGCGTGCGGGCGGCCCGTCGTCCTCACCGATGTCGACGGGGCCCGCGAGAGCCTGCCGCCGGGGCACGCCGGCGCGTGCCTCGTACCGCCCGAGGATCCCGCCGCGCTCGCCGCGGCCGTCGTCGCGTTGCTGCGCGACCCGTCGAGGCGCGCGGCACTCGGCCGCCAGGCCCACGACCACGTCCTGAGCACTTTCGACGTGCGGCTGACCGCCGAAGCCGTCGCGGGCGTCTACCGCGAGGTCACCGGCGCTCCGCACCATGAACGCAGGGAGCGGATCCCCCAGTGA
- a CDS encoding sugar transferase, whose amino-acid sequence MSTESTSVPSPSGPGRGAGQTASRVTIASPPRDRERDHAPRGLGAPDRLVPPSRRRAARASARRALPLFTADLAGVAAGLALVRAGSDALPGIAWAALAVLLVACVTALNASARLYAPPLKPSVLDRLPALAARVALAWCVAAAVCEALFSVGGVCAPATLAGGACAQLVVACAGRAATHARVRAAGRTKARSALVVGTGVRARAVAALLVQHPEYGLRPVGIADPEPAESPADQAGQEQGAQLPVLTTAEDVHRAVIQNGVEEAVFVDADTLAGHDGFAGPGSGFAELVQLVRAYGCGVLCVGDGGPAALKDRPRMTDHLWGFEFRRVDEPEGPWRGRRAKRLLDITVAVPALLAASPVLFGCALAVRLCDGPDVLFRQERVGQDGRLFTLLKFRTLRPADEKESATRWNIAGDHRMSTVGNLLRRTSLDELPQLWNVLRGDMSLVGPRPERPHFVANFSKTLPGYAARHRMPVGITGLAQVHGLRGDTSIEDRSRFDNHYIDHWSLWQDVCILLRTAASLVRPAGS is encoded by the coding sequence GTGAGCACGGAAAGCACCAGTGTTCCCTCGCCGTCGGGGCCCGGGCGCGGCGCGGGACAGACCGCGAGCCGCGTCACGATCGCCTCGCCGCCCCGGGACCGCGAACGGGACCACGCGCCGCGCGGGCTCGGCGCCCCCGACCGGCTCGTACCGCCCTCGCGCCGCCGCGCCGCGCGGGCGTCCGCCCGGCGGGCGCTGCCCCTGTTCACCGCCGACCTCGCGGGCGTGGCCGCCGGCCTCGCGCTCGTGAGGGCCGGGAGCGACGCGCTGCCCGGCATCGCCTGGGCTGCCCTCGCCGTACTCCTCGTCGCGTGCGTGACCGCGCTGAACGCGTCGGCCCGGCTCTACGCCCCGCCGCTCAAGCCGTCCGTGCTGGACCGGCTGCCCGCGCTCGCCGCGCGCGTCGCACTCGCCTGGTGCGTGGCCGCCGCCGTGTGCGAGGCGCTGTTCTCCGTCGGCGGCGTGTGCGCGCCGGCCACCCTCGCCGGTGGCGCGTGCGCGCAGCTCGTCGTGGCCTGCGCGGGCCGCGCCGCCACCCACGCGCGGGTGCGCGCCGCCGGCCGGACGAAGGCGCGCTCCGCGCTCGTCGTCGGCACCGGTGTCCGGGCGCGGGCCGTCGCCGCCCTCCTCGTCCAGCACCCCGAGTACGGGCTGCGGCCCGTCGGCATCGCGGACCCGGAGCCCGCCGAGAGCCCGGCGGACCAGGCCGGCCAGGAGCAGGGGGCGCAACTGCCGGTGCTGACCACCGCCGAGGACGTCCACCGCGCGGTCATCCAGAACGGGGTCGAGGAGGCTGTCTTCGTCGACGCCGACACCCTCGCCGGCCACGACGGCTTCGCCGGCCCGGGCTCCGGCTTCGCCGAACTCGTCCAGCTGGTCCGCGCGTACGGCTGCGGGGTGCTGTGCGTCGGCGACGGCGGCCCGGCGGCGCTGAAGGACCGGCCCCGGATGACGGACCACCTGTGGGGCTTCGAGTTCCGCCGCGTCGACGAGCCCGAGGGGCCCTGGCGCGGCCGGCGCGCCAAGCGGCTCCTCGACATCACCGTGGCCGTGCCCGCGCTGCTCGCCGCCTCGCCGGTCCTGTTCGGCTGCGCCCTCGCCGTTCGGCTCTGCGACGGGCCCGACGTGCTGTTCCGGCAGGAGCGCGTGGGCCAGGACGGGCGCCTGTTCACGCTGCTGAAGTTCCGTACGCTGCGGCCCGCCGACGAGAAGGAGTCCGCGACCCGCTGGAACATCGCGGGCGACCACCGCATGAGCACCGTCGGCAACCTGCTCCGCCGCACCTCGCTGGACGAACTGCCGCAGCTGTGGAACGTGCTGCGCGGCGACATGAGCCTCGTCGGGCCCAGACCCGAACGACCGCACTTCGTCGCGAACTTCAGCAAGACCCTCCCCGGCTACGCGGCCCGGCACCGGATGCCCGTCGGCATCACCGGCCTCGCGCAGGTGCACGGGCTGCGCGGCGACACGTCCATCGAGGACCGCTCCCGCTTCGACAACCACTACATCGACCACTGGTCGCTCTGGCAGGACGTGTGCATCCTGCTGCGCACCGCCGCGTCCCTGGTCCGTCCGGCGGGCAGCTGA